A region of Paucidesulfovibrio longus DSM 6739 DNA encodes the following proteins:
- a CDS encoding OmpH family outer membrane protein, producing the protein MLRKVLVVALLILPLLAGCNQESAKSGGIAVVDMTRVQKESDLVKRIQTHLSEMNNSLMTEALAADKARKESPSEENDKAFNETMSRLQGSMQAEQERLGGYLGQELKRIMEEYRTEKKLDALLLKETVAAVDPSLDVTDEILKRLDTLDPGLEAPAAAEQPAVEEAPAAGDQPAVESAPAPEAEQPAAEGAAPEAPAKPAE; encoded by the coding sequence ATGCTTCGCAAAGTGCTTGTCGTCGCGCTTCTCATCCTGCCCCTGCTGGCGGGCTGCAATCAGGAATCCGCCAAAAGCGGCGGCATCGCCGTGGTGGACATGACCCGCGTCCAGAAGGAAAGCGATCTGGTCAAACGCATCCAGACCCACCTCAGCGAAATGAACAACAGCCTGATGACCGAGGCCCTGGCCGCGGACAAGGCCCGCAAGGAATCTCCCAGCGAGGAGAACGACAAGGCCTTCAACGAGACCATGAGCCGCCTCCAGGGCTCCATGCAGGCCGAGCAGGAACGCCTGGGCGGCTACCTGGGCCAGGAACTGAAGCGGATCATGGAGGAGTATCGCACCGAGAAGAAGCTCGACGCGCTCCTGCTCAAGGAAACCGTGGCCGCCGTCGATCCTTCCCTGGACGTCACGGACGAGATCCTCAAGCGCCTGGACACGCTTGATCCCGGCCTGGAAGCCCCGGCCGCAGCGGAACAGCCCGCCGTGGAAGAAGCTCCCGCCGCCGGCGACCAGCCTGCCGTTGAAAGCGCTCCCGCTCCGGAAGCCGAACAGCCCGCCGCGGAAGGCGCCGCTCCCGAAGCGCCCGCCAAGCCCGCTGAATAG
- a CDS encoding FAD:protein FMN transferase — protein sequence MHRNGSSRRDFLKAGAALALFAATKAAPRPAFAAEQVNGTPCVSSTRALMGTFVTVTVAHSSRGFAEDAVGRAFERMGDLIPLFDRFDAASPLSVLNAEGSLQGGPPELGGLLEHARDFHSLTGGAFDPTVKPVLDLFAATAARDPKVHVAQEEIRELLPLVDMAALHIEPRSLSLGKRGMGLTLDGIAKGRIVDLASEALLALGAVNHLVDAGGDIRTSGERALGRPWAVAVQNPEGGEFPDVFRMRNGAVATSGAYEVWFGENRLCNHIVDPRSGHSPALLSSATVRARRVADADALSTALFVAPPRQGLELIDSLPGTEALLLTARGSRLASRGWDNSLT from the coding sequence ATGCATCGCAACGGAAGCAGCCGACGCGATTTCCTCAAGGCCGGGGCCGCTCTGGCCCTCTTCGCCGCCACCAAAGCAGCGCCGCGCCCAGCGTTTGCCGCCGAGCAGGTCAACGGCACCCCCTGCGTGAGCAGCACGCGTGCGCTCATGGGAACCTTCGTGACCGTGACCGTGGCGCACTCCTCGCGCGGCTTTGCCGAGGACGCCGTTGGACGCGCCTTTGAACGCATGGGCGACCTGATTCCGTTGTTCGACCGTTTCGACGCGGCCTCTCCGCTTTCCGTGCTCAACGCCGAAGGCTCGCTGCAAGGCGGCCCCCCGGAGCTGGGCGGACTGCTGGAACACGCCCGCGACTTCCATTCCCTGACCGGCGGCGCCTTCGACCCCACGGTCAAGCCCGTGCTGGATCTCTTCGCGGCCACGGCGGCGCGCGACCCCAAGGTGCACGTTGCGCAGGAGGAAATCCGCGAACTGCTGCCCCTGGTGGACATGGCCGCCCTGCACATCGAGCCGCGCAGCCTGAGCCTGGGCAAACGCGGCATGGGCCTGACTCTGGACGGCATCGCCAAGGGCCGCATCGTGGATCTGGCCTCGGAAGCGCTGCTCGCCCTGGGCGCGGTCAACCACCTGGTGGACGCGGGCGGGGACATCCGCACCTCGGGCGAACGCGCCCTGGGGCGGCCCTGGGCCGTGGCCGTGCAAAACCCCGAGGGGGGAGAATTCCCGGACGTGTTCCGCATGCGCAACGGCGCAGTGGCCACCTCCGGAGCCTACGAGGTCTGGTTCGGCGAGAACCGCCTCTGCAATCACATAGTCGACCCGCGCTCCGGCCATTCGCCGGCGCTGCTTTCCAGCGCGACGGTCCGCGCGCGCCGCGTCGCCGACGCCGACGCTCTTTCCACGGCGCTGTTCGTTGCCCCGCCGCGCCAGGGTCTCGAATTGATCGATTCCCTGCCCGGCACCGAGGCCCTGCTGCTCACGGCGCGAGGCTCCCGTCTCGCTTCGCGCGGCTGGGACAACTCTCTTACCTGA
- a CDS encoding OmpA family protein translates to MKMKYPVPGAALLVLAALLLFPALSQAEDMMVRKADNVFFCVDTSGSMMSDYHGTKKTDLSSARELLQRMTGVMPDLGYKTALYRFAPYQELRPLALHDQAAFMEASAKLPYDVPVFGNRTPLGDGLFDLAWPISAVPGPSAVILFTDGGQNEGPLPQPIAEQLYANYDICLHIVSFANTPSEQAQVDRLAALNHCTVMASGEDLLNDPAKLEAFVRDALWEMKPAPALPAPAPAPKREFHTVRMDLYLEFDTNKSEIRPEFHDEIAKLGDLMNRYPETTAMIVGYADAVGSYVSNIHLSGDRAAAVREYLSQQFGIAPSRLQSVGYGENFPLGDNSSETGRQRNRRVTVFVTGWFVEQ, encoded by the coding sequence ATGAAAATGAAATATCCGGTTCCCGGCGCGGCCCTGCTCGTCCTGGCCGCCCTGTTGCTGTTCCCTGCCTTGTCCCAGGCGGAGGACATGATGGTCCGAAAGGCCGACAACGTGTTTTTCTGCGTGGATACGTCCGGCTCCATGATGTCCGACTACCACGGAACAAAGAAGACCGACCTTTCGAGCGCCCGCGAGCTGCTCCAGCGCATGACCGGCGTCATGCCGGACCTGGGCTACAAGACCGCGCTGTACCGCTTCGCGCCGTATCAGGAACTGCGGCCCCTGGCCCTGCACGACCAGGCCGCGTTCATGGAGGCCTCCGCGAAGCTGCCGTACGATGTTCCGGTCTTCGGCAACCGCACGCCCCTGGGCGACGGATTGTTCGACCTGGCCTGGCCCATTTCGGCCGTGCCCGGTCCCTCCGCCGTGATCCTCTTCACGGACGGCGGCCAGAACGAAGGCCCGCTGCCCCAGCCCATTGCCGAGCAGCTCTACGCCAATTACGACATCTGCCTGCATATCGTCAGCTTCGCGAACACGCCTTCGGAGCAGGCCCAGGTGGACCGTCTGGCCGCGCTGAACCACTGCACGGTGATGGCCTCCGGCGAGGATCTGCTCAACGACCCGGCCAAGCTGGAAGCCTTTGTGCGCGACGCCCTCTGGGAGATGAAGCCCGCGCCCGCACTGCCCGCACCCGCGCCCGCGCCCAAGCGCGAGTTCCATACCGTGCGCATGGACCTCTATCTCGAGTTCGACACGAACAAGTCGGAGATCCGTCCGGAATTCCACGACGAAATCGCCAAGCTGGGCGACCTGATGAACCGCTATCCCGAAACCACGGCCATGATCGTGGGCTATGCGGACGCGGTGGGTTCCTACGTCTCCAACATCCACCTCTCCGGCGACCGCGCCGCAGCCGTGCGCGAGTATCTCTCGCAGCAGTTCGGCATCGCGCCGAGCCGTTTGCAGTCCGTGGGCTACGGCGAGAACTTCCCCCTGGGCGACAACTCCTCGGAAACGGGCCGCCAGCGCAATCGGCGCGTCACGGTATTCGTGACGGGGTGGTTCGTGGAGCAGTAG
- a CDS encoding glycosyltransferase, with product MSENPTQDDRRADPVAEPLRICCVSVSPAIRSALADQGHEVLHLAPLPGASPHLPALLDQAGFQPDAILQQEILLPRVLLAGLGELDCIKAFWAVDPHLNAFWQSCYSRLFDVVFSTQRRWLPDLARHGAPNVVRLPWYARAGEWHPWAERETPLAFVGRVTPERPARMRFVHILKERFGPDFVHAQDLDPAGMARLYAQTRIVPNESILGEVNFRLFEAARFGCLVAGQNLGPEQDELFEPGRETLCYGDALELLELLDFYLAHERQATAVARAGWERLRAEHQPEHRAATLVRALRDAPLVAAKGREADAWLAAAAAQLRRAGRLDADLEPILAALRRNEAEPACCALRLRLLAEEGKQDDLAAELHGLLAQGVHAASLEVNAAASLAARSAGLPDYARAFWLRHAQGQMRNGRTHRPAETDAGANLVRLWAGALRKAGVAVNAGFVFHEQRHVPSSAADCLALALLEAPADLDLVRQTDALFASLPGQEHARLGLLSTLTLHRREDWRLGLEAGLVNLRAFRIEAGREELQLALKLARAQGAEARLLSALAGRDPSGRIRRLLES from the coding sequence ATGTCCGAAAACCCGACCCAGGACGACCGGCGGGCCGACCCCGTTGCCGAGCCGCTGCGCATCTGCTGCGTGAGCGTTTCCCCGGCCATCCGCAGCGCCCTGGCGGATCAGGGCCACGAGGTGCTGCACCTCGCGCCGTTGCCGGGCGCGAGCCCGCACCTGCCCGCCCTGCTCGATCAGGCCGGCTTTCAGCCCGACGCCATTCTCCAGCAGGAAATCCTGCTGCCCCGCGTGCTGCTCGCGGGCCTGGGCGAACTGGACTGCATCAAGGCGTTCTGGGCCGTGGACCCGCACCTGAACGCCTTCTGGCAGTCCTGCTATTCCCGGCTCTTCGACGTGGTTTTCTCGACGCAGCGGCGCTGGCTGCCCGATCTCGCCCGCCATGGCGCCCCGAACGTCGTCCGCCTGCCCTGGTACGCGCGGGCCGGAGAATGGCACCCCTGGGCGGAACGCGAAACCCCGCTGGCCTTCGTGGGCCGCGTGACCCCGGAACGCCCGGCCCGGATGCGCTTCGTGCACATCCTGAAGGAGCGCTTCGGCCCGGACTTCGTCCACGCCCAGGATCTTGATCCCGCGGGAATGGCCCGACTCTATGCCCAGACCCGCATCGTGCCCAACGAATCCATCCTCGGCGAGGTCAATTTCCGGCTTTTCGAGGCCGCGCGGTTCGGCTGCCTCGTGGCAGGCCAGAACCTCGGCCCGGAACAGGACGAGCTTTTCGAACCCGGCAGGGAAACGCTCTGCTACGGCGACGCCCTGGAACTTCTCGAACTCCTGGATTTTTATCTTGCCCACGAGCGGCAGGCCACGGCCGTGGCCCGCGCCGGATGGGAACGGCTTCGCGCCGAGCATCAGCCCGAACACAGGGCCGCGACCCTGGTCCGCGCGCTGCGGGACGCTCCGCTCGTGGCGGCCAAAGGGAGGGAGGCCGACGCCTGGCTCGCGGCGGCCGCCGCGCAACTGCGCCGGGCAGGACGCCTGGACGCGGACCTGGAGCCGATTCTGGCCGCGCTGCGCCGCAACGAAGCCGAGCCCGCCTGCTGCGCCCTGCGCCTGCGCCTGCTGGCGGAAGAAGGAAAACAGGACGACCTGGCCGCGGAACTGCACGGCCTGCTGGCCCAGGGCGTCCACGCGGCCAGCCTGGAGGTCAACGCCGCCGCCAGCCTGGCCGCGCGCAGCGCCGGACTGCCGGACTACGCCAGGGCCTTCTGGCTGCGCCACGCGCAGGGACAGATGCGCAACGGCCGCACGCACCGCCCGGCCGAGACGGATGCAGGGGCGAACCTGGTGCGGCTTTGGGCCGGAGCGCTGCGCAAGGCCGGAGTGGCCGTGAACGCGGGCTTCGTCTTCCATGAGCAGCGGCACGTGCCCTCCTCGGCTGCGGACTGCCTGGCCCTGGCGCTGTTGGAGGCACCCGCGGACCTGGACCTCGTGCGCCAGACTGACGCCCTGTTCGCCTCCCTGCCCGGTCAGGAGCACGCCCGTCTGGGACTTCTCTCGACCCTGACGCTGCATCGCCGCGAGGATTGGCGGCTGGGCCTGGAGGCCGGACTGGTCAATCTGCGCGCCTTCCGCATCGAGGCCGGACGCGAGGAGCTGCAACTGGCGTTGAAGCTGGCGCGCGCCCAGGGAGCCGAGGCCCGGCTGCTTTCGGCCCTTGCCGGACGCGATCCTTCGGGCCGGATTCGGCGGCTGCTGGAATCGTAA
- a CDS encoding flagellar biosynthesis anti-sigma factor FlgM, with product MHDWIDLDAHRRARQDEIDAAKWQRGRESGQENLRREDKLRRLKEEIRAGTYKADIKDIAMQLAAAMDPMS from the coding sequence ATGCACGATTGGATCGACCTGGACGCGCACCGCCGCGCCCGGCAGGACGAAATAGACGCGGCCAAGTGGCAGCGCGGCCGCGAATCCGGGCAGGAGAATCTCCGGCGCGAGGACAAGCTCCGCCGTCTCAAGGAAGAGATTCGCGCCGGAACCTACAAGGCGGACATCAAGGACATCGCCATGCAGCTGGCCGCAGCCATGGATCCGATGAGCTGA
- a CDS encoding PhoH family protein — MAEKRFVLDTNVLIENPKCIAALRNGQENKIHVPYTVLSELDRLKKDARIGHVVSQAVQTLLRDELVRVMDPVFAKDLHDECFDDRILKEVGNAEKSGELSEPILITNDRILQLKAKVYGIACEGYRDSDPFRSESQRYTGFLEEGDDPVANSFVWEAGTPVFHGPDGPRPVTWQNEVWGVRPRSVYQNLALELLLHPDIDLVSIQSEAGYGKTFLALAAALFLTLEKKDNPYRKIYLVKPVVEIGSKLGYLPGDVEEKMLPYVRYVHDLLLKLHDLRPANRVFLDPASENLRLNPKRFEVQPIAFIRGMNIENAVVIIDEMQNLSRGETRALLTRMGEGVKCICLGDTRQVDHPYLNESNNGLNWVVKKLKGFRNYAHIVLKGERSRGPITDMVLKSKL, encoded by the coding sequence ATGGCTGAAAAGCGATTCGTCCTCGATACCAACGTCCTGATCGAGAACCCCAAGTGCATCGCCGCGCTGCGCAATGGTCAGGAAAACAAGATCCACGTCCCGTACACCGTCCTCTCCGAACTCGATCGCCTCAAGAAAGACGCCCGCATCGGGCATGTTGTCAGCCAGGCCGTGCAGACCCTGCTGCGCGACGAGCTGGTCCGGGTCATGGATCCTGTTTTCGCGAAGGATCTGCACGACGAGTGCTTTGACGACAGGATCCTCAAGGAGGTGGGCAACGCCGAGAAGAGCGGCGAGCTGTCCGAGCCCATCCTGATCACCAACGACCGCATCCTCCAGCTCAAGGCCAAGGTCTACGGAATCGCGTGCGAGGGGTACCGCGATTCCGATCCTTTCCGGTCCGAATCGCAGCGCTATACGGGCTTTCTTGAAGAAGGGGACGACCCCGTGGCCAACAGCTTCGTCTGGGAGGCGGGCACCCCCGTGTTCCACGGCCCGGACGGCCCCCGGCCCGTGACCTGGCAGAACGAGGTCTGGGGCGTGCGGCCGCGCAGCGTCTACCAGAACCTCGCCCTGGAGCTGCTGCTGCACCCGGACATCGACCTCGTCTCCATCCAGTCCGAGGCGGGCTACGGCAAGACCTTCCTGGCCCTGGCCGCGGCCCTGTTCCTGACGCTGGAGAAGAAGGACAATCCCTACCGCAAGATCTACCTGGTCAAGCCCGTGGTGGAAATCGGCTCCAAGCTGGGCTACCTGCCCGGCGACGTGGAAGAGAAGATGCTGCCCTACGTGCGCTACGTGCACGACCTGCTGCTCAAGCTCCACGACCTTCGCCCGGCCAACCGCGTCTTCCTGGACCCGGCCTCGGAAAACCTGCGCCTGAACCCCAAGCGCTTCGAGGTCCAGCCCATCGCCTTCATCCGGGGCATGAACATCGAGAACGCCGTGGTCATCATCGACGAGATGCAGAACCTCTCGCGCGGGGAAACGCGCGCCCTGCTCACGCGCATGGGCGAGGGGGTCAAGTGCATCTGCCTGGGCGACACCCGCCAGGTGGACCACCCCTACCTGAACGAATCCAACAACGGCCTGAACTGGGTGGTCAAGAAGCTCAAGGGCTTCCGGAACTACGCCCACATCGTGCTCAAGGGCGAGCGCTCGCGCGGGCCCATCACGGACATGGTGCTCAAGAGCAAGCTCTAG
- a CDS encoding DUF5989 family protein, giving the protein MDFIRDLWAFLKVRKKFWLLPILLTLLLFGALIVFAGGSAIGPFIYTIF; this is encoded by the coding sequence ATGGATTTCATTCGTGATCTCTGGGCCTTCCTCAAGGTCCGCAAGAAGTTCTGGCTGCTGCCGATCCTGCTTACGCTGCTGCTCTTCGGCGCACTGATCGTTTTTGCGGGCGGTTCGGCCATCGGTCCGTTCATCTACACCATCTTCTAG
- a CDS encoding carbamoyltransferase family protein — translation MSEAILGLSAYYHDSAAVLLVDGRIVAAAQEERFTRKKHDPDFPAKAAAYVLKEGGLSLGDIDAVAFYDKPYLKFERLMETYHGFAPRGLTSFLSAIPVWIREKLFMRKMLHEELAKLGKSRPRILFPEHHLSHAASAFYPSPFDEAAILTVDGVGEWATTTISTGRGKDITVHRELHFPHSLGLLYSAFTAFCGFKVNSGEYKLMGLAPYGNPSAPRVEEWKARILDELVDLREDGSLLLNMDYFDYATGLTMCRNEKWAALFGIPARRPESEIGQEYMDMALAIQQLTEDIVFRLAETARELTGCENLCMAGGVALNCVANGKLLRRGTFKDIWIQPAAGDAGGALGAAYAAHHIWRGHERPSPEGKDAMRGAYLGPNFGPEACRRVGIKFSAPYREYADFGELCSTVAGLLAEGNAIGWFQGRMEYGPRALGGRSILGDPRHPEMQKKLNLKIKYREGFRPFAPSVLEESIPDYFDLDRPSPYMLLVAQVADGQLKPLPDGYDQMAMYDRLYVQRSDIPAITHVDNSARIQSVSRETNPRYWDLIETFRKEQGCGVVVNTSFNVRGEPIVCTPKDAYTCFMRTEMDYLVLGNLLFSKSEQPDWNEQGDWRDQFELD, via the coding sequence ATGTCCGAGGCGATTCTCGGCCTCTCGGCATATTACCACGATTCCGCGGCGGTCCTGCTGGTGGATGGCCGCATCGTGGCCGCCGCCCAGGAGGAGCGCTTCACGCGCAAGAAGCACGACCCGGACTTTCCGGCCAAGGCCGCGGCCTATGTGCTCAAGGAGGGCGGACTCTCCCTCGGCGACATCGACGCGGTGGCCTTCTACGACAAGCCCTACCTCAAGTTCGAGCGGCTCATGGAAACCTACCACGGTTTCGCGCCGCGCGGGCTGACGAGCTTCCTGTCGGCCATTCCGGTCTGGATCCGCGAGAAGCTCTTCATGCGCAAGATGCTCCACGAGGAGCTGGCCAAGCTCGGCAAGAGCCGGCCGCGCATCCTCTTCCCGGAGCACCACCTCTCCCACGCGGCCAGCGCCTTCTACCCCTCGCCCTTTGACGAGGCCGCCATCCTGACCGTGGACGGCGTGGGCGAATGGGCCACCACGACCATCAGCACCGGGCGCGGCAAGGACATCACCGTCCACCGCGAGCTGCACTTCCCGCACTCCCTGGGCCTGCTCTATTCGGCCTTCACCGCGTTTTGCGGCTTCAAGGTCAACAGCGGCGAGTACAAGCTCATGGGCCTCGCGCCCTACGGCAACCCCTCGGCCCCGCGCGTGGAGGAATGGAAGGCCCGCATCCTGGACGAGCTGGTGGACCTGCGCGAAGACGGATCCCTGCTGCTGAACATGGACTACTTCGACTACGCCACGGGCCTGACCATGTGCCGCAACGAGAAGTGGGCCGCGCTCTTCGGCATTCCCGCGCGCCGGCCAGAGAGCGAGATCGGCCAGGAATACATGGACATGGCCCTGGCCATCCAGCAGCTCACCGAGGACATCGTCTTCCGCCTGGCGGAAACCGCCCGCGAGCTGACCGGGTGCGAAAATCTCTGCATGGCCGGCGGCGTTGCGCTCAACTGCGTGGCCAACGGCAAGCTGCTGCGGCGCGGCACCTTCAAGGACATCTGGATTCAGCCCGCGGCGGGCGATGCGGGCGGCGCCCTGGGCGCGGCCTACGCGGCCCACCACATCTGGCGCGGACACGAGCGCCCCTCGCCGGAAGGCAAGGACGCCATGCGCGGCGCCTACCTGGGTCCGAACTTCGGACCGGAAGCCTGCCGCCGCGTGGGCATCAAGTTCAGCGCGCCCTACAGGGAATATGCGGACTTCGGAGAGCTTTGCTCCACCGTGGCCGGGCTCCTGGCCGAGGGCAACGCCATCGGCTGGTTCCAGGGCCGCATGGAGTACGGCCCGCGCGCCCTGGGCGGCCGGTCCATCCTGGGCGATCCGCGCCATCCGGAAATGCAGAAGAAGCTCAACCTCAAGATCAAATACCGCGAGGGCTTCCGGCCTTTTGCGCCGTCCGTGCTCGAGGAGTCCATCCCCGACTACTTCGACCTGGACCGCCCCTCGCCCTACATGCTCCTGGTAGCCCAGGTGGCGGACGGCCAGCTCAAGCCCCTGCCGGACGGCTACGACCAGATGGCCATGTACGACCGCCTCTACGTGCAGCGCTCGGACATCCCGGCCATCACCCACGTGGACAACTCCGCCCGCATCCAGAGCGTCAGCCGCGAGACCAATCCGCGCTACTGGGATCTGATCGAGACGTTCCGCAAGGAGCAGGGCTGCGGCGTGGTGGTCAATACCAGCTTCAACGTGCGCGGCGAGCCCATCGTCTGCACGCCGAAGGACGCCTATACCTGCTTCATGCGCACGGAGATGGACTATCTCGTGCTGGGCAACCTGCTCTTCAGCAAGAGCGAGCAGCCCGACTGGAACGAGCAGGGCGACTGGCGCGACCAGTTCGAACTGGATTAG
- a CDS encoding GGDEF domain-containing protein has translation MPTSLKSRAEEWDRLIARLDKAGVPPDVRWRTLILYMRNVRGFYFLSERQKSEIQQLIVDTLKARDYTDRHYEEVVKRQEEILLGPHKEKLRMTLDESEGLLRDFRDLMLRKKGDVQELEVLTVGLVESEKSPKEMISAMRKAFHEVVHAMETDMADLTRISMTDALTQLYNRRAFDEHLSASAEACVQAGQPLSLIMIDIDHFKRFNDTYGHRIGDQALRVVAKVLLLHGEEVNGRPDAGRKGRYFPARYGGEEFAVVLNRTPLEEAAQMGETIRSRVEHYNFTIQDNSGNVLHEGVRITVSVGVARLDPAWKGAWAENLLEHADKHLYQAKESGRNKVCCVLEE, from the coding sequence ATGCCGACTTCGCTGAAGAGCCGCGCCGAAGAATGGGACCGACTCATCGCCCGGCTGGACAAGGCCGGGGTTCCGCCGGACGTGCGCTGGCGCACGCTGATTCTCTACATGCGCAACGTGCGCGGGTTCTATTTTCTTTCCGAACGCCAGAAGAGCGAGATCCAGCAGCTCATCGTGGACACCCTCAAGGCGCGGGACTACACGGACAGGCACTACGAGGAAGTGGTCAAGCGGCAGGAGGAGATTCTGCTGGGGCCGCACAAGGAAAAGCTGCGCATGACCCTGGACGAGTCCGAGGGACTGCTGCGCGATTTTCGCGATCTGATGCTGCGCAAGAAGGGCGACGTGCAGGAGCTGGAGGTGCTCACGGTCGGGCTGGTGGAAAGCGAGAAAAGCCCCAAGGAGATGATTTCGGCCATGCGCAAGGCCTTTCACGAGGTGGTCCACGCCATGGAGACGGACATGGCCGACCTGACGCGCATCTCCATGACCGACGCCCTGACCCAGCTCTACAACCGGCGCGCCTTTGACGAGCACCTCTCTGCCTCGGCCGAGGCCTGCGTGCAGGCGGGGCAGCCCCTGTCCCTGATCATGATCGACATCGACCACTTCAAGCGCTTCAACGATACCTACGGCCACCGCATCGGCGACCAGGCCCTGCGCGTGGTGGCCAAGGTTCTGCTGCTGCATGGCGAGGAGGTCAACGGCAGGCCGGACGCGGGCAGGAAGGGGAGATATTTTCCGGCGCGGTACGGCGGCGAGGAGTTCGCGGTCGTGCTCAACCGCACCCCCCTGGAAGAGGCCGCCCAAATGGGCGAGACCATCCGTTCCCGCGTGGAGCATTACAATTTCACCATTCAGGACAACAGCGGCAACGTCCTGCACGAGGGCGTGCGCATCACGGTCAGCGTGGGCGTGGCCCGGCTCGACCCGGCCTGGAAGGGGGCCTGGGCCGAGAACCTTCTGGAACATGCGGACAAGCACCTGTATCAGGCCAAGGAAAGCGGCAGGAACAAGGTTTGCTGCGTGCTGGAGGAATGA
- a CDS encoding RNA recognition motif domain-containing protein, which produces MSKKLYVGNLSWSATESEVRSAFEAFGEVTSVKLVEDRETGRPRGFGFVEMDDSGALEAIKNLDGKDFGGRNIKVNEAKPREERPRW; this is translated from the coding sequence ATGTCTAAGAAATTGTACGTCGGAAACCTGTCCTGGTCCGCCACTGAGAGCGAAGTCCGCTCCGCCTTTGAAGCCTTTGGCGAAGTGACTTCCGTCAAGCTGGTCGAAGACCGCGAGACGGGCCGCCCGCGTGGCTTCGGCTTCGTGGAAATGGACGATTCCGGCGCTCTTGAAGCCATCAAGAACCTGGACGGCAAGGACTTCGGCGGCCGCAACATCAAGGTCAACGAAGCCAAGCCCCGCGAAGAACGCCCCCGTTGGTAG
- the rmuC gene encoding DNA recombination protein RmuC produces the protein MDMLHPGYLAALLTFAIALAGGLAVLLRSRRGAYERERLSEQAGTFQAQYIDVCAELDALREELRFVSEERASALATAGRIPELETELRALRAEAAQLARARAELETRMEGERKAAEEKIALLSELRANLASDFKALSGETLQNNNKAFLQLAGESFAQLRQSAQSDLELRHQGIRQLVQPLSESLKQVDGKLSALEKERVAAYSSLTEQVRSLALTQNKLKDETGKLVHALSKPVVRGRWGEIQLRRVVELAGMTPHCDFYEQRHAEGDSGRLRPDMVVQLPGGKNIVVDAKAPLEAYMEAADEPDEERRKQLLLRHAGHVRTHMKQLGQKSYWAQFSPAPEFVLMFLPGEAFYSAALSCQPGLIEDGVDSGVIVASPTTLIALLRAVHYGWQQETIARSAQEVKKLGKELYDRLRVFTGHMDAMGKRLDSTIKAYNQAVGSLESRVLGSARRLHDLGVADGEEIPELPPQDTAPREMRTNKLPSGSQDADES, from the coding sequence ATGGACATGCTTCATCCCGGCTACCTCGCCGCCCTGCTGACGTTCGCCATCGCCCTGGCCGGAGGGCTGGCCGTCCTGCTGCGCTCGCGCAGGGGGGCCTACGAGCGCGAACGGCTCTCCGAGCAGGCAGGCACCTTTCAAGCCCAGTACATCGACGTCTGCGCCGAACTGGACGCCCTCCGGGAGGAGCTGCGCTTCGTTTCCGAGGAGCGCGCCTCGGCCCTGGCCACGGCGGGCAGGATTCCCGAACTGGAGACGGAACTGCGCGCGCTGCGCGCCGAGGCCGCGCAGCTCGCCCGCGCGCGGGCCGAGCTGGAAACCCGCATGGAAGGGGAACGCAAGGCCGCCGAGGAAAAAATCGCCCTGCTTTCCGAGCTGCGCGCGAATCTGGCGAGCGACTTCAAGGCGCTTTCCGGCGAAACGCTGCAAAACAACAACAAGGCCTTTCTCCAGCTCGCGGGCGAGTCCTTCGCCCAGTTGCGGCAGTCGGCCCAGAGCGACCTGGAGCTGCGCCACCAGGGCATCCGCCAGCTCGTGCAGCCCCTTTCCGAATCCCTGAAGCAGGTGGACGGCAAGCTCTCCGCGCTGGAGAAGGAGCGCGTCGCCGCCTACTCCAGCCTCACGGAACAGGTCCGCAGCCTGGCCCTGACCCAGAACAAGCTCAAGGACGAGACCGGAAAGCTGGTCCACGCCCTGAGCAAGCCCGTGGTCCGTGGCCGCTGGGGCGAAATCCAGCTGCGCCGCGTGGTGGAGCTGGCAGGCATGACCCCGCACTGCGATTTCTACGAACAGCGCCACGCCGAAGGCGACTCCGGCAGGCTGCGGCCGGACATGGTCGTGCAGCTGCCGGGCGGCAAGAACATCGTGGTGGACGCCAAGGCCCCCCTGGAAGCCTACATGGAAGCGGCGGACGAGCCGGACGAGGAGCGCAGAAAGCAGCTCCTGCTGCGCCACGCGGGGCACGTCCGCACGCACATGAAGCAGCTCGGCCAGAAAAGCTACTGGGCGCAGTTCAGCCCCGCCCCGGAATTCGTGCTCATGTTTCTTCCGGGGGAGGCGTTTTATAGCGCGGCCCTGAGCTGCCAGCCGGGCCTCATCGAGGACGGCGTGGACAGCGGGGTCATCGTGGCCTCGCCCACCACGCTCATCGCCCTGCTCCGGGCCGTCCACTACGGCTGGCAGCAGGAAACCATCGCCCGCAGCGCCCAGGAGGTGAAAAAGCTCGGCAAGGAGCTGTACGACCGGCTGCGCGTGTTCACAGGCCACATGGACGCCATGGGCAAGCGGCTCGACTCCACGATCAAGGCGTACAATCAGGCCGTGGGCTCGCTGGAGTCGCGCGTGCTCGGCTCGGCGCGCAGGCTCCACGACCTGGGAGTGGCCGACGGCGAGGAAATCCCGGAACTTCCGCCCCAGGACACGGCTCCGAGGGAAATGCGGACGAACAAACTCCCTTCCGGATCCCAGGACGCGGACGAGTCCTAG